A stretch of Lactiplantibacillus brownii DNA encodes these proteins:
- a CDS encoding ABC transporter ATP-binding protein — translation MAVNTQPIIRLTNICKSYGDHQILKDINLELEAGKFYTLLGPSGCGKTTILRTIAGFTDATAGQVYFDGQVINDLPANQRQVNTVFQDYALFPHLNVAENVGFGLKLHKVAKAEIDERVQKALALVQLADFGDREISEISGGQQQRVAIARALVMQPKVLLLDEPLSALDAKLRKDMQYELRDLQQRLGITFLFVTHDQEEALAMSDEIFVMNNGQILQGGSPVDIYDEPINHFVANFIGESNIIPGKMLKDYTVEFVGKSFECADAGMRPNEAVEIVLRPEDLDIVPASQGKLVVTVDSQLFRGNYFEIVAYDNDQNEWLVHSTNPADEGTPIGLTFDPQDIHVMRLHETEAAFDARLEQYEDD, via the coding sequence TTGGCGGTTAACACACAACCAATCATTCGATTAACCAATATCTGTAAAAGTTATGGGGATCATCAGATTCTCAAAGACATTAATTTAGAACTCGAAGCGGGAAAATTCTACACGTTGTTAGGGCCCTCAGGCTGTGGTAAGACGACGATTTTGCGCACCATTGCTGGTTTTACGGACGCTACGGCGGGCCAAGTTTATTTTGATGGTCAAGTAATCAATGACCTGCCTGCGAATCAACGCCAAGTGAACACCGTCTTTCAAGACTATGCGCTGTTTCCCCATTTAAACGTGGCCGAAAACGTGGGCTTTGGCTTAAAACTACATAAAGTTGCTAAGGCGGAAATTGATGAGCGCGTTCAAAAAGCCTTAGCACTCGTGCAATTAGCCGACTTTGGCGACCGTGAGATCAGTGAAATTTCTGGCGGCCAACAACAACGGGTCGCGATTGCCCGGGCGTTAGTCATGCAGCCCAAAGTACTTCTGTTAGACGAACCCTTATCGGCGCTGGATGCAAAATTGCGCAAGGACATGCAGTATGAACTACGCGATTTGCAGCAACGATTGGGTATTACTTTCTTGTTCGTCACACATGATCAAGAAGAAGCTTTAGCGATGAGTGATGAGATCTTCGTCATGAATAACGGTCAAATCTTACAAGGAGGTTCACCCGTGGATATTTACGACGAACCGATCAATCACTTTGTCGCGAATTTCATCGGTGAGAGTAACATTATCCCTGGTAAAATGCTCAAAGATTACACCGTCGAATTTGTTGGCAAATCATTCGAATGTGCCGACGCTGGGATGCGGCCAAACGAAGCCGTTGAGATTGTGTTACGGCCTGAAGACTTAGATATCGTTCCGGCCAGCCAAGGCAAACTTGTCGTGACCGTGGACTCGCAACTCTTTCGTGGCAATTATTTTGAAATTGTCGCTTATGACAATGACCAAAATGAGTGGCTCGTCCATTCGACCAATCCAGCTGACGAAGGGACACCAATTGGGCTAACCTTTGACCCACAAGATATCCACGTCATGCGCTTGCACGAAACCGAAGCGGCCTTTGATGCGCGGCTAGAACAATACGAAGACGATTAG
- a CDS encoding ABC transporter ATP-binding protein — MSLKVNGLCKQINQEQTLDQISFEVQLGQIVGVIGRNGVGKTTLFRTINGQYLADQGHITIDGEALLSQPNLRTQLSFVDPQANFFRGATAQQVAWYYQAAYPDFDQDKFTQLLARYHLAKNQKLRHFSKGMFGLFTIILSVATNAPYLFLDEPLDGLDVIVRKNVLSILIDEAATQKRAIMIASHNLSELEGIIDRALMLKKGRLIHDYQLETMRSQARKLQLVYRDKQIPSLLREQGHIVSVSGRVIVVVFEDFTLALQTALTATKPVFQETLPLSLTDLFMANLTDAGDYELLS; from the coding sequence ATGAGTTTGAAAGTCAATGGATTATGTAAGCAGATCAATCAGGAGCAGACGTTAGATCAAATCAGTTTTGAAGTCCAGTTAGGCCAAATCGTCGGGGTGATTGGTCGAAATGGGGTTGGGAAGACGACACTTTTTCGAACCATCAACGGTCAGTATCTCGCTGATCAGGGGCATATTACCATAGATGGTGAAGCGCTATTATCCCAGCCCAACTTGCGTACACAATTAAGCTTTGTTGATCCGCAAGCCAACTTTTTTAGAGGGGCAACCGCCCAGCAAGTTGCTTGGTACTATCAAGCCGCTTATCCCGATTTTGATCAGGATAAGTTTACGCAGTTACTAGCACGGTATCATTTAGCAAAAAATCAAAAGTTACGACATTTTTCGAAGGGGATGTTTGGCTTATTTACGATCATTCTTAGTGTGGCAACGAATGCGCCTTATCTATTTCTGGATGAACCCTTGGATGGGCTAGATGTCATTGTCCGGAAAAATGTGCTCAGCATTTTAATTGACGAAGCGGCCACACAAAAACGGGCGATCATGATTGCCTCTCATAATTTGAGTGAGTTGGAAGGGATTATTGATCGGGCATTAATGTTGAAAAAAGGTCGCTTGATTCACGATTACCAACTAGAAACCATGCGGTCACAGGCACGCAAGTTACAGTTGGTCTATCGAGATAAACAAATTCCGTCATTACTACGGGAACAAGGGCATATTGTCAGCGTTTCTGGACGGGTGATCGTGGTGGTCTTTGAGGACTTTACCCTAGCATTACAAACCGCGCTAACCGCGACTAAGCCAGTCTTTCAAGAAACTTTGCCATTATCGTTGACCGATTTATTTATGGCCAACTTAACGGATGCTGGCGATTATGAATTATTGTCATAG
- a CDS encoding ABC transporter substrate-binding protein: MKKLFGVIVGLLVVCGLLAFGAHRLQSSTGSTGAKVLNLYTWGDYIDPSLLTKFQKETGYHVNVETFDSNEAMFTKIKQGGTSYDLTVPSDYMIEKMKAAKLLLPLDKSKLTGMQNYDPRFLNLAFDHNNRYSVPYFWGTLGIIYNDKFVKPGSIQHWQDLWEKKYKNKIMLIDSARDVMGFSLASMGKSMNTTDPATLLAAEHKLNRLAPNVKAVVADEIKMYMIQNEAAVAVDWSGEASEMLDSNSHLHYVVPSEGSNLWFDNLVIPKTAKHFKAIYAFLNFMSEPKNAAQNAEYIGYATPNKKAKALLPKAIRNDRQFYPDNRTIEHLQIYKNLSPEKVGLYNDRYLEFKMHH, translated from the coding sequence ATGAAGAAGCTATTTGGTGTCATTGTCGGCCTATTAGTCGTTTGTGGTTTGTTGGCTTTCGGGGCACATCGTCTACAATCAAGTACAGGAAGTACCGGGGCGAAAGTCCTGAACCTTTATACTTGGGGGGATTATATCGATCCTAGCCTGTTAACCAAGTTTCAAAAAGAGACCGGTTATCACGTGAATGTTGAAACTTTCGATAGCAACGAAGCCATGTTTACCAAGATCAAGCAAGGTGGCACGAGTTACGATTTGACCGTTCCCAGCGACTATATGATTGAAAAAATGAAAGCCGCTAAACTTTTACTGCCTTTAGACAAATCCAAGTTAACCGGCATGCAAAATTACGATCCTCGCTTTTTGAATCTGGCTTTTGATCACAACAACCGCTACTCAGTACCCTATTTCTGGGGCACCTTGGGAATCATCTATAATGACAAATTCGTGAAGCCTGGCAGTATTCAACATTGGCAAGACCTATGGGAAAAGAAATACAAAAACAAGATTATGTTGATTGATAGTGCACGTGATGTCATGGGCTTTTCACTGGCTTCCATGGGTAAATCCATGAACACCACTGATCCGGCTACCTTACTCGCCGCAGAGCACAAACTCAATCGGTTGGCACCCAATGTTAAAGCCGTGGTCGCTGATGAAATTAAAATGTATATGATTCAAAATGAAGCAGCCGTTGCGGTTGATTGGTCTGGTGAAGCTTCAGAAATGTTGGACAGCAATTCACATTTGCATTACGTCGTTCCTTCTGAAGGCAGTAATCTTTGGTTTGATAATTTGGTCATTCCTAAGACCGCCAAACATTTCAAGGCCATCTATGCCTTTTTGAATTTCATGAGTGAACCCAAGAATGCGGCACAAAATGCCGAATATATTGGTTATGCCACACCTAACAAGAAGGCTAAAGCACTGTTGCCTAAGGCTATTCGGAACGACCGGCAATTTTATCCAGATAATCGCACGATTGAACATTTACAGATTTATAAAAATTTATCACCAGAAAAAGTCGGACTATATAACGACCGTTATTTAGAATTTAAGATGCACCATTAA
- a CDS encoding GNAT family N-acetyltransferase — protein MEITSVKMTDLPQLLTIEKAGFSAAEAGSEAAYRERIEKLAATFLVARDGDEILGFIVGPAVKARYIEDEMFAQTPTNLDHGGHQLVFTLAVSPLARHQKIGSQLLTALEKVARSAQRESMALTCLARLVPFYERNGYHNQGVADSSHAGETWYNLEKKLE, from the coding sequence ATGGAAATTACATCAGTAAAAATGACCGATTTACCACAATTACTGACGATTGAAAAAGCTGGCTTTTCTGCGGCTGAAGCAGGCAGTGAAGCCGCGTATCGTGAGCGAATTGAAAAACTAGCTGCAACGTTCTTGGTGGCTCGTGATGGTGATGAAATTTTAGGCTTCATTGTAGGTCCGGCAGTTAAGGCCCGCTATATTGAAGATGAGATGTTTGCACAGACGCCAACTAATTTAGATCATGGTGGTCATCAACTTGTTTTTACATTGGCGGTTTCCCCGCTAGCACGCCATCAAAAGATTGGGAGTCAGTTATTGACGGCGCTAGAGAAGGTGGCACGATCGGCACAGCGTGAAAGCATGGCCTTAACTTGTTTGGCGCGGTTGGTACCATTTTATGAACGTAATGGTTATCATAATCAAGGTGTTGCGGATTCGAGCCATGCCGGTGAAACCTGGTATAATTTAGAAAAGAAATTGGAGTAA
- a CDS encoding ABC transporter permease: MQRKQRLSRNTAYFVPYTLWILLFVIAPVLLLIYQSFFNIDGQFTLGNYQTYFSSSTYLMMTVNSVWYAFLITLATLLISYPTAYLLNETKHPQLWLLLIIMPTWINLLLKAYAFIGIFSQAGIANQFLSFMGIGPKQLLFTKFSFIFVAAYIQIPFMVLPIYNSISELKPSYINASRDLGATNWQTFSRVIFPLTLPGVKAGIQAVFIPSLSLFMLTRLIGGNKVITLGTAIEEHFLTTMNWGMGSTIGVVLIVAMVIIMWLTGGSGKRHTRKGLTK; encoded by the coding sequence ATGCAACGAAAACAACGACTAAGTCGCAATACGGCTTACTTTGTCCCCTATACCCTTTGGATTTTGCTATTTGTCATTGCGCCGGTGCTCTTATTGATCTATCAATCGTTCTTCAATATTGATGGTCAATTCACGCTGGGCAACTATCAAACTTATTTTTCGTCCAGCACTTATCTAATGATGACGGTCAATTCGGTTTGGTATGCCTTTTTGATCACGTTAGCCACGTTGCTGATCAGTTATCCAACCGCTTATTTACTCAATGAGACCAAGCATCCGCAACTTTGGCTATTGCTCATTATCATGCCAACTTGGATCAATTTATTATTAAAGGCTTACGCGTTCATCGGCATCTTTAGTCAAGCTGGGATTGCCAATCAATTTTTAAGTTTTATGGGGATTGGTCCTAAACAACTCCTTTTCACAAAATTTAGCTTTATTTTTGTCGCAGCCTACATTCAGATCCCGTTCATGGTGTTGCCGATCTACAACTCGATCAGTGAATTAAAGCCCTCGTATATCAATGCCAGCCGTGATCTTGGGGCGACTAATTGGCAAACCTTTAGCCGAGTCATCTTTCCTTTAACGCTACCAGGCGTGAAAGCAGGGATTCAAGCAGTCTTTATTCCGTCACTCTCCCTCTTCATGTTGACCCGTCTAATTGGCGGGAACAAAGTTATCACACTGGGGACAGCGATTGAAGAACATTTCCTCACGACGATGAATTGGGGCATGGGTTCGACGATTGGCGTCGTCTTGATTGTCGCCATGGTCATTATCATGTGGCTCACTGGCGGTAGTGGTAAACGCCATACACGAAAGGGGCTGACGAAATGA
- a CDS encoding helix-turn-helix domain-containing protein — translation MDIGQRIRNLRMQKQLTQEELGERTDLSKGYISQLEHNQSSPSMETFFAILEVLGETPAKFFTPEQPTNKIVYHPSEQITFDDEALGYQLKWLIPASNENELEPVKITLAPNGRFKPFEPSPAETLIIVQAGTLNLHLGSQDYHASRGDSLYFHATKAHQLTNVGPDPCTFTLVTTASYL, via the coding sequence ATGGATATCGGTCAACGCATCCGTAACTTGCGCATGCAAAAACAATTGACCCAAGAAGAATTGGGCGAACGGACAGATTTGAGCAAAGGCTATATTTCTCAGCTTGAGCATAACCAGTCCTCCCCCTCAATGGAAACTTTCTTCGCGATTCTCGAAGTTCTCGGTGAGACGCCGGCAAAATTCTTCACCCCGGAACAGCCGACGAATAAAATTGTTTATCACCCAAGCGAACAAATCACTTTTGACGATGAAGCCCTTGGTTACCAACTAAAATGGCTTATACCGGCTTCGAATGAAAATGAACTCGAACCCGTAAAAATCACTTTAGCTCCCAATGGTCGCTTCAAACCTTTCGAGCCCTCGCCAGCGGAGACGTTAATTATCGTCCAAGCTGGCACGCTCAATTTACATTTAGGTTCGCAAGATTATCACGCTAGTCGCGGTGATAGCTTGTACTTTCACGCAACTAAGGCGCACCAACTCACGAATGTGGGTCCCGACCCATGTACATTCACCCTCGTGACGACGGCGTCCTATCTGTAA
- a CDS encoding ABC transporter permease: MTQRRFKWRNLYLWLVFIVLYAPIIFLVVYSFSKGDTMTNFHGFTWAHYQDLFADSRLIAIFLDTLLIALLSSLLATTIGTLGALGINNTTRPVTKNTILALNNILMVSPDVIIGASFLIFFTALKIPLGFGSVLLSHIAFSIPIVVLMVLPKIQEMSTSLLDAAADLGANNWQLLSQVIVPYIMPGIFSGFFMALTYSLDDFAVTFFVTGNGFTTLSVEIYSRARQGINLEINALSGLMFLMALVLVIGYYFINQYSSRHRSNVRGRRK; encoded by the coding sequence ATGACCCAACGACGATTTAAATGGCGTAATCTGTATCTCTGGTTAGTATTTATTGTCTTATATGCGCCAATTATTTTCTTAGTGGTCTACTCTTTCAGTAAGGGCGACACCATGACTAATTTTCATGGTTTCACTTGGGCACACTATCAGGATCTATTTGCAGACAGTCGTTTAATTGCCATTTTCTTAGACACATTATTAATTGCGCTATTATCATCCTTATTAGCAACAACGATTGGTACCTTGGGCGCTTTAGGCATCAATAACACCACCCGTCCGGTGACAAAAAATACCATTTTGGCTTTGAACAACATCTTAATGGTGTCACCGGATGTCATTATCGGTGCGAGCTTTTTGATCTTCTTCACAGCCTTAAAGATTCCATTGGGGTTTGGCTCTGTTTTGCTCAGCCATATTGCCTTCTCGATTCCAATTGTCGTTTTGATGGTGCTACCGAAGATCCAAGAAATGAGTACCAGTTTGCTGGATGCAGCGGCAGATTTAGGCGCCAATAACTGGCAACTTTTGAGCCAAGTCATTGTGCCCTATATCATGCCGGGAATCTTTTCCGGATTTTTCATGGCCTTAACCTACTCCCTTGATGACTTTGCCGTCACCTTCTTTGTGACTGGAAATGGCTTTACGACACTGTCCGTTGAAATATACTCACGTGCACGCCAAGGAATTAATTTGGAAATCAACGCACTATCTGGCCTGATGTTCCTCATGGCCCTAGTCCTCGTTATCGGCTACTACTTCATCAATCAGTACAGTAGTCGGCATCGCTCCAACGTTAGGGGGCGTCGCAAATGA
- a CDS encoding LPXTG cell wall anchor domain-containing protein — MNKNVTKITTGVATFAGIIAFGGATINANAATTAAPVSQSDHQTTDHQLNTLTAKHKLAHVASQHAIVQNSVNQAQDKVDSTTKEVTTATTNLTTTQKKQATAQKNADKAQKELLNATPEHLLTAKDNLDQAKEQVTKDTQNAQDIHQKLNDAKTAESNQKSVVTNSSVDLKQAQDKFNQAQTGFNTKNTAASKDKLSLAEITNKIDQLKNNISQSQSIVDKNTKIQNGIAAKIAKATTERNNAQTARDTQKGTLTQATTQQTKAKRDYDQAKQALDSATKSTPATKETNNNLDTLQANAIKTKKAYDDATQAVDQATTDLATAENKLKQAQANLDALKPKLNLFPIEPSQQDIANYNNQITALEKQQQEIKAANTAKETLATAQTELTAQENKLDAAKQNLADKTKQVNQLEENYEAAQALTLKDQQTVTERQNKLNDYSNASTALLAAQADEDAANQAVSAAKQAVKLATDALATAKTDLSHKKVSLAEVDEAMSAAEAELAANQTADNDSTPQPQPMLTGDFITTPNTVPTTVPTESDHSSATTLPEKLSVVNHSATVVPLKHGNHKQIILPATKKAKTLPQTSESTTTVTSLFGLMLVSLTATLGLLGLRRKRQN; from the coding sequence ATGAATAAGAATGTTACTAAAATAACAACCGGGGTTGCCACTTTTGCAGGAATAATTGCTTTTGGAGGAGCAACTATCAATGCGAATGCAGCCACTACTGCCGCACCAGTTTCACAATCTGATCACCAAACGACTGACCATCAGCTTAATACCTTGACGGCTAAACATAAACTGGCACACGTTGCTAGTCAACACGCCATAGTACAAAATAGTGTCAATCAAGCTCAAGATAAAGTTGACAGTACGACCAAGGAAGTTACGACAGCAACAACTAATTTAACGACAACACAGAAAAAACAAGCTACCGCGCAAAAAAACGCTGACAAAGCTCAAAAAGAGCTCTTAAATGCAACACCAGAACACTTGTTAACTGCCAAAGATAACTTAGATCAGGCTAAAGAACAAGTAACGAAAGATACTCAGAATGCACAAGACATTCATCAAAAATTGAACGATGCCAAAACCGCAGAAAGCAACCAAAAATCGGTTGTCACTAACAGTTCGGTTGACCTCAAACAGGCTCAAGACAAATTCAATCAGGCACAAACTGGCTTCAACACTAAAAACACAGCTGCCTCAAAAGATAAGCTTAGTTTGGCAGAAATCACTAACAAGATCGATCAACTAAAAAATAACATTTCTCAATCCCAATCAATCGTGGATAAAAACACGAAAATACAAAATGGCATTGCCGCAAAAATAGCCAAAGCAACCACCGAACGGAACAACGCACAAACGGCGCGTGACACGCAAAAAGGTACGCTCACGCAAGCCACTACCCAACAAACAAAAGCGAAGCGTGACTATGATCAGGCAAAGCAGGCCCTAGATTCAGCGACTAAGTCGACGCCAGCTACTAAAGAAACCAATAACAATCTTGATACTCTTCAAGCTAATGCTATTAAGACCAAAAAAGCTTATGATGATGCCACTCAGGCTGTAGACCAAGCAACTACCGACTTAGCAACTGCCGAAAATAAGTTGAAACAAGCACAAGCTAATCTTGATGCCTTAAAACCCAAACTTAACTTATTTCCCATCGAACCCTCTCAGCAAGATATTGCTAATTACAACAACCAAATTACGGCACTAGAAAAGCAACAACAAGAAATCAAAGCAGCTAATACAGCAAAAGAGACCTTGGCTACTGCTCAAACTGAATTAACAGCGCAAGAAAATAAGCTGGACGCGGCTAAACAAAACTTGGCAGATAAAACTAAGCAGGTCAATCAACTAGAAGAAAATTACGAGGCTGCACAAGCGCTCACCCTCAAAGACCAACAAACTGTTACTGAACGACAAAACAAACTAAACGATTACAGTAATGCCAGTACCGCTTTACTCGCTGCTCAAGCAGATGAAGATGCCGCTAATCAAGCCGTGTCAGCGGCAAAACAAGCAGTCAAACTTGCCACTGACGCACTAGCAACTGCCAAAACCGATTTATCCCATAAAAAAGTCAGCCTAGCTGAAGTTGACGAAGCGATGAGTGCAGCAGAGGCCGAACTAGCTGCTAATCAAACAGCCGACAATGACTCAACGCCACAACCGCAACCAATGTTAACTGGCGATTTCATTACGACGCCGAACACGGTACCAACCACGGTACCAACAGAATCCGACCATTCGTCAGCAACGACCCTCCCAGAAAAGCTTTCGGTTGTCAACCATTCAGCAACTGTCGTCCCACTAAAGCACGGTAATCATAAACAAATTATCTTGCCAGCAACTAAAAAAGCCAAAACATTACCACAAACGTCCGAATCAACGACAACAGTTACTTCACTTTTCGGTTTAATGTTAGTTAGTTTAACTGCCACATTGGGCCTGTTAGGTCTTCGGCGTAAACGTCAAAACTAA
- a CDS encoding GntR family transcriptional regulator — MVVINHDSGQPYYAQLVAGLKREIARGILQTDDQLPSVREMAKAHLLNPNTVSKAYKQLEAQQVIRTVPGKGTYVNAIDPAVARSELQQKLQQLVLQASQAGITIADLITWLTKMEGQSL; from the coding sequence ATGGTTGTGATTAATCATGATAGTGGGCAACCGTACTACGCTCAGCTGGTGGCTGGGCTCAAACGTGAAATTGCACGCGGTATTTTACAAACGGATGACCAGCTGCCTTCGGTTCGTGAGATGGCTAAGGCGCACTTGCTTAATCCGAATACGGTCAGTAAAGCCTACAAACAGTTAGAAGCGCAGCAAGTGATTCGGACGGTCCCGGGCAAAGGAACCTATGTGAATGCCATTGATCCGGCGGTAGCACGGTCAGAACTACAACAAAAATTACAACAGTTAGTGTTGCAAGCCAGTCAAGCCGGGATCACAATTGCCGATCTGATCACTTGGTTAACGAAAATGGAGGGGCAGTCATTATGA
- a CDS encoding GNAT family N-acetyltransferase, which yields MKLATVQAALPNFKIRLLTDTDQAELLALEQSNPTYHQYFSPNELTLAEIHDDLTAHPDEIEAAQKQVFGFYLANHLVAVLDILNQYPEQDFLFIGLLMVGNPYQRKSVGSVIATGLMQAALKSNIHCIQLTRVSADTGVAAFWKKLGFEDGDQLFLPLANNGRLAVTTMTRVLVS from the coding sequence ATGAAATTAGCAACAGTACAAGCAGCCTTACCCAATTTTAAAATTCGGCTTTTAACGGATACTGATCAGGCAGAATTATTAGCACTAGAACAAAGTAATCCAACTTATCATCAATATTTTTCACCGAATGAGTTAACGTTAGCGGAAATTCACGATGATTTAACGGCCCATCCTGATGAGATTGAAGCTGCGCAGAAACAAGTTTTCGGATTCTATTTAGCCAATCATTTAGTGGCGGTGTTGGATATTTTGAATCAATATCCAGAACAAGATTTCTTGTTTATCGGTTTATTGATGGTTGGCAACCCTTATCAACGCAAGTCGGTTGGTAGTGTGATAGCCACTGGCTTGATGCAAGCGGCGTTAAAGAGCAATATTCATTGTATCCAGTTGACTCGAGTTTCAGCGGATACGGGAGTCGCTGCTTTTTGGAAAAAGCTAGGCTTTGAAGATGGTGATCAGTTGTTCTTGCCATTAGCCAACAATGGTCGTTTAGCAGTGACGACGATGACACGGGTATTAGTCTCATAA
- a CDS encoding ASCH domain-containing protein, with product MPAQSAEQLWKDYNEETNTNGASYQTRWFGEQNQPTQVQALADAILAGTKTATTTPLDTYTAEQVAIPQVGDYNVLLNGDMKPVAVIKTVVSELIPFYRISGEHAYHEGDGDGTIGDWRKRKTEEFTPALEDHGQSLTPDTPMVSEVFEVVYRAD from the coding sequence ATGCCAGCACAATCAGCAGAACAATTATGGAAAGACTACAATGAAGAAACAAATACCAACGGGGCGTCTTATCAAACTCGTTGGTTTGGGGAACAAAACCAGCCGACCCAAGTTCAAGCCTTAGCCGATGCCATTTTGGCTGGTACCAAGACCGCTACCACGACGCCACTTGATACTTACACCGCCGAACAAGTTGCGATTCCGCAAGTTGGCGATTACAACGTCTTATTAAATGGTGACATGAAACCAGTCGCTGTGATTAAAACCGTGGTCTCTGAACTAATCCCATTTTATCGGATCTCCGGTGAACACGCTTATCATGAAGGTGATGGCGATGGGACGATCGGTGATTGGCGGAAGCGGAAGACCGAAGAATTCACCCCTGCTCTGGAAGATCACGGCCAGTCTTTAACACCTGACACGCCGATGGTTAGCGAAGTCTTCGAAGTCGTTTACCGCGCAGATTAA
- a CDS encoding aldehyde dehydrogenase family protein produces MLKEIDAKTEVKQSIDRLVLNASLAASRLEVMDQDQIDEAVTAMAHAAHAARGMLAAMAVDETGRGNYRDKVSKNDFAAKNVYNYIKDDKTVGIINDDPVSGITKVAEPVGIIAGVTPVTNPTSTVIFNAMLALKTRNPIIFGFHPFAQKCCVETGKIIRDAAEAAGAPKDWIQWIKVPSMAATSALMNHKGVATIIATGGAGMVKTAYSTGKPALGVGPGNVPCFIEKTADVKQAVSDVITSKSFDNGMICASESNLIVDDSIYDQVKTELSHNGVYFVGDDHFKALESTVMNLKKQAVDPKVAGQTPWQIAKWAGFDVPADTKVLAVELPDIGGDQVLSREKLSPVLAVVHAKSTKAGFNLMKRSLSLGGLGHTATLHTTDEKVMNEFAIEMTACRALINVPSSQGAIGFKYDNVAPSLTLGCGTWGHNSISHNLEDWDLLNIKTVAKRLNKIR; encoded by the coding sequence ATGTTGAAAGAAATTGATGCAAAAACTGAAGTTAAACAATCAATTGATCGCCTAGTGTTAAATGCCTCTTTGGCTGCCAGTCGTTTGGAAGTCATGGATCAAGATCAAATTGATGAAGCCGTTACTGCAATGGCCCATGCGGCTCACGCTGCTCGTGGTATGTTAGCGGCAATGGCCGTTGACGAAACTGGCCGTGGGAATTACCGTGACAAAGTTTCCAAGAACGACTTTGCTGCTAAGAATGTCTATAACTACATTAAAGATGATAAAACAGTTGGTATCATTAATGACGATCCCGTCAGTGGCATTACGAAGGTTGCTGAACCCGTTGGAATTATTGCTGGTGTCACACCAGTGACTAACCCAACGTCAACCGTCATTTTCAATGCGATGCTTGCTTTAAAGACTCGGAATCCTATCATTTTCGGTTTCCATCCTTTTGCACAGAAATGCTGTGTTGAAACCGGCAAGATCATCCGTGATGCTGCCGAAGCTGCGGGGGCACCCAAGGATTGGATTCAATGGATCAAAGTTCCTAGCATGGCTGCTACGAGTGCTTTGATGAACCACAAGGGCGTCGCAACTATTATTGCTACTGGTGGGGCCGGCATGGTCAAGACCGCCTATTCCACTGGGAAACCAGCTTTAGGCGTTGGCCCTGGTAATGTGCCTTGCTTCATCGAAAAAACTGCCGACGTCAAACAAGCAGTCAGCGATGTGATCACCTCAAAGTCATTTGATAATGGGATGATTTGTGCTTCTGAATCTAACTTAATCGTGGATGATAGTATTTACGATCAAGTCAAAACAGAATTGAGCCATAACGGCGTCTACTTCGTCGGCGATGATCATTTCAAAGCCCTCGAGAGTACCGTCATGAATTTAAAGAAACAAGCGGTCGACCCGAAAGTCGCTGGCCAAACCCCATGGCAAATTGCCAAGTGGGCCGGCTTCGACGTTCCTGCTGACACCAAAGTCTTAGCTGTTGAATTGCCTGATATTGGTGGTGACCAAGTGCTTTCACGGGAAAAGTTATCCCCTGTTTTAGCAGTGGTTCACGCCAAAAGTACCAAGGCAGGCTTCAATTTAATGAAGCGGAGTCTATCATTGGGCGGCTTAGGTCATACTGCGACCTTGCATACCACTGACGAAAAAGTCATGAATGAATTCGCCATTGAAATGACCGCTTGTCGAGCTTTGATCAATGTACCTTCATCTCAAGGTGCAATTGGTTTCAAATATGACAATGTTGCGCCATCATTAACGTTAGGCTGCGGAACTTGGGGTCATAACTCCATTTCCCATAATTTGGAAGATTGGGATTTACTCAACATCAAGACCGTTGCTAAACGTTTAAACAAGATTCGTTAA